A stretch of the Lolium perenne isolate Kyuss_39 chromosome 3, Kyuss_2.0, whole genome shotgun sequence genome encodes the following:
- the LOC127344099 gene encoding subtilisin-like protease SBT3.5, translating to MCYHPNMDFHSSHRRFSACLLFCLCLMISISRAYGTQKMYIVYLGEKKHDDAALVTASHHDMLSTILGSKEEALASITYSYKHGFSGFAAMLTDDQAQDLADLPEVISVTPNQNHELMTTRSWDFLGMNLDQQPPNLDQQPPNKLLQRSKYGEDVIIGIFDTGIWPESRSFSDHGYGPIPSRWKGVCQLGQAWEGTNCSRKIIGARYYPAGLDKADQEANYMSPRDINGHGTHTASTAAGAVVEGVSLHGLGVGVARGGAPRARIAVYKVAWQTTKRVELSSIAVLAALDDAIHDGVDVLCLPIVLNDDSFGALHAVQKGITVVYGAGNSGPRPQVISNTAPWVITVAATKIDRSFPTAITMGNNQTLVGQSLYYLLKNESSSEFKPLVHGGSCSGEALNGTIINGKVVLCILENFGPTQDILPEIITNVKSGGAFGAIFALYTIDVLSSTDDCLGMACVIVDIDIGFQTATYIGSQRLPIVKIEPARNITGKQVPAPKVAFFSSRGPSVKYPTVLKPDIAAPGVNILAAIGDGYGFDSGNSMSTPHVAGIVALLKAVHPHWSHAALKSAIVTTASTKDEYGNPMLAEALPRKVADPFDYGGGSINPNAAVDPGLVYDIDPRDYNKFFACNMQKYKICNITTTLPGYHLNLPSIAIPELRRPIKVQRAVTNVGNVDAVYQSDIQSPIGVKIKVDPPTLVFNATQKVHSFKVSITPLWKVQGDYTFGSLTWHNEHHSVRIPIAVRITIQDFYADVA from the exons ATGTGCTACCATCCCAACATGGATTTTCACTCTTCCCATCGGCGTTTTTCAGCTTGCCTCTTATTCTGCTTATGCCTTATGATAAGCATAAGCAGAGCATATGGAACTCAAAAG ATGTATATCGTCTACCTGGgagagaagaaacatgacgacgcTGCTCTGGTCACAGCTTCACACCATGACATGCTCAGCACCATTCTTGGAAG CAAGGAAGAGGCATTGgcctccatcacttatagctacaagCATGGCTTCTCAGGCTTCGCGGCAATGCTAACAGATGACCAGGCACAAGATCTTGCAG ACCTACCTGAAGTTATCAGCGTTACTCCCAATCAGAATCACGAGTTGATGACCACAAGAAGCTGGGACTTCCTTGGCATGAACCTGGACCAGCAGCCACCTAACCTGGACCAGCAGCCACCTAATAAACTTCTGCAGAGGAGCAAATATGGAGAAGACGTAATTATTGGGATATTTGACACTG GGATCTGGCCTGAATCAAGAAGCTTCAGCGACCACGGATACGGACCAATACCGTCAAGATGGAAGGGAGTGTGTCAGCTGGGACAGGCCTGGGAGGGCACCAACTGCAGCAGGAAGATCATAGGTGCACGGTACTATCCGGCTGGACTGGATAAAGCTGACCAAGAGGCGAATTACATGTCTCCACGGGACATAAATGGGCATGGAACGCACACCGCATCCACAGCAGCCGGTGCAGTGGTGGAGGGAGTCAGCCTCCATGGCCTTGGAGTAGGGGTGGCACGTGGAGGTGCGCCCCGAGCGCGCATTGCTGTGTACAAGGTCGCGTGGCAGACCACAAAAAGGGTGGAGCTTTCTAGCATCGCAGTGCTAGCAGCTCTGGATGATGCAAttcatgatggagtagatgtattATGCTTACCAATCGTCCTCAATGATGATTCCTTTGGTGCACTCCATGCAGTTCAGAAGGGTATTACCGTTGTTTATGGCGCGGGAAATAGCGGGCCTCGACCACAAGTCATTTCTAACACAGCTCCTTGGGTCATTACAGTCGCAGCGACCAAGATTGACCGGTCTTTTCCAACAGCAATTACAATGGGGAACAATCAAACCTTAGTG GGTCAGTCACTGTATTACCTGCTAAAAAATGAGTCCTCGAGTGAGTTCAAACCACTTGTACACGGTGGAAG TTGCTCAGGGGAAGCGCTAAATGGCACGATAATCAACGGCAAAGTTGTCCTATGCATTTTAGAAAATTTTGGCCCAACACAAGACATTCTCCCAGAAATCATAACAAATGTTAAAAGTGGTGGGGCATTTGGTGCTATTTTTGCTCTATATACCATAGATGTTCTTTCGAGCACCGATGATTGTTTGGGCATGGCGTGTGTAATTGTTGACATTGATATTGGGTTTCAAACTGCAACATACATCGGAAGCCAGAG ATTGCCCATTGTGAAGATTGAGCCAGCAAGAAATATTACAGGGAAACAAGTTCCTGCTCCAAAAGTGGCATTCTTCTCTTCAAGAGGGCCATCCGTCAAATACCCTACAGTTCTTAAG CCTGACATAGCCGCACCTGGAGTCAACATCTTGGCAGCCATAGGAGATGGATATGGATTCGACTCAGGGAATTCAATGTCAACCCCACATGTAGCAGGCATCGTAGCATTGCTAAAGGCTGTCCATCCTCATTGGTCTCATGCTGCCCTAAAATCAGCAATTGTTACCACCG CATCGACCAAGGATGAATATGGCAATCCAATGTTAGCAGAAGCACTACCCCGGAAGGTTGCCGACCCATTTGACTATGGAGGGGGTAGCATAAATCCGAATGCAGCTGTCGATCCTGGTCTTGTTTACGACATCGATCCAAGAGATTACAACAAGTTCTTCGCCTGCAACATGCAGAAATACAAGATTTGCAACATTACAACAACATTGCCAGGCTATCACCTAAACCTGCCTTCTATTGCCATTCCTGAACTAAGGCGGCCGATTAAGGTGCAGCGAGCAGTCACAAACGTGGGAAATGTGGATGCAGTTTACCAATCCGATATACAGTCTCCAATAGGAGTCAAGATCAAAGTTGACCCACCAACCCTAGTCTTCAATGCCACACAGAAAGTGCACTCCTTCAAGGTTAGCATAACACCTCTGTGGAAGGTGCAAGGGGACTACACTTTTGGCAGCCTAACTTGGCACAACGAGCACCACTCAGTAAGGATCCCAATAGCAGTCCGGATCACAATCCAGGATTTCTACGCCGACGTTGCATAG
- the LOC127344100 gene encoding subtilisin-like protease SBT3.5: MDFHFSPRRFSACIIFCLCLTISTSITRADGSQKLYIVYLGEKKHEDAALVTASHHDMLSAILGSKQEALASITYSYKHGFSGFAAMLTDDQAQDLADLPEVISVIPNQHHELMTTRSWDFLGMNLNHKPASKLLQRSKYGEDVIIGIVDTGIWPESRSFSDNGYGPIPSRWKGVCQLGQAWEGTNCNRKIIGARYYAAGVDKAYQEKNYMSARDINGHGTHTASIAAGTVVEGVSLHGLGVGVARGGAPQARLAVYKVGWDTTDPTITVQASSAAVLAAFDDAIHDGVDILSLSLGVDENSFGALHAVQKGITVVYAAGNSGPRPQVIFNTAPWVITVAASKIDRSFPTAITLGNNQTLVGQSLYYMLKNESTSRFKPLVHGGSCSPEALNSTIINGKVVLCIAEKFGPAADMISDAITNIKSGGASGFIFALYTIDVLLSTDDCKGMACIIVDNAIGFQATTYIGSESLPIVKIEPARSITGKQVPGPKVAFFSSRGPSTKYPTVLKPDIAAPGVNILAAKGDAYVFNSGTSMSAPHVAGVVALLKAVHPHWSHAALKSAIVTTALTKDEYGNPMLAEALPRKVADPFDYGGGNINPDAAADPGLVYDIDPMDYNKFFACKIQKYGICNITTTLPAYHLNLPSISIPELRHPIKVRRAVTNVGKVDAVYQSDIQSPLGVKIKVEPPTLVFSVAKKVHTFKVSITPLWKVQGDYTFGSLTWHNEHHSVRIPIAVRITIQDFYADVA; the protein is encoded by the exons ATGGATTTTCACTTTTCTCCTCGGCGTTTCTCAGCTTGCATCATATTCTGCTTATGCCTTACGATAAGCACAAGCATAACCAGAGCAGATGGATCTCAAAAG CTGTATATCGTCTACCTGGGCGAGAAGAAACATGAGGACGCTGCTCTGGTCACAGCTTCACACCATGACATGCTCAGCGCCATTCTTGGAAG CAAGCAAGAGGCGTTGgcctccatcacttatagctacaagCATGGCTTCTCAGGCTTCGCGGCGATGCTAACAGATGACCAAGCACAAGATCTTGCAG ACCTACCTGAAGTTATCAGCGTTATTCCAAATCAGCATCATGAGTTGATGACCACAAGAAGCTGGGATTTCCTTGGCATGAACCTGAACCACAAGCCAGCAAGTAAACTTCTGCAGAGGAGCAAATATGGAGAAGACGTAATTATTGGGATAGTTGACACTG GGATCTGGCCTGAATCAAGAAGCTTCAGCGACAATGGATACGGACCAATACCATCGAGATGGAAGGGTGTGTGTCAGCTGGGACAGGCCTGGGAGGGCACAAACTGCAACAGGAAAATCATAGGCGCACGGTACTATGCTGCAGGAGTGGACAAAGCTTACCAAGAGAAGAATTACATGTCTGCACGGGACATAAATGGGCATGGAACACACACCGCATCCATAGCAGCCGGTACAGTGGTAGAGGGAGTCAGCCTCCATGGCCTTGGAGTAGGGGTGGCACGTGGTGGTGCGCCCCAAGCGCGCCTTGCTGTGTACAAGGTCGGGTGGGACACAACAGACCCAACAATAACTGTGCAGGCTTCTAGTGCCGCAGTGCTAGCAGCTTTCGATGATGCAATTCATGATGGAGTTGACATCCTATCCCTATCACTTGGGGTTGATGAAAACTCATTTGGTGCACTCCATGCAGTCCAGAAGGGTATTACCGTTGTTTATGCCGCGGGAAATAGCGGGCCTCGACCACAAGTCATTTTTAACACAGCTCCTTGGGTCATTACAGTCGCAGCGAGCAAGATCGACCGGTCTTTTCCAACTGCAATTACCCTGGGAAACAATCAAACCTTAGTG GGTCAGTCACTCTATTACATGCTTAAAAATGAATCCACAAGTCGGTTCAAaccacttgtacatggaggaag TTGCTCACCGGAGGCGCTAAATAGCACAATAATCAACGGAAAAGTTGTGTTATGCATTGCAGAAAAATTTGGCCCAGCAGCAGACATGATCTCAGACGCCATAACAAACATCAAAAGTGGTGGGGCATCTGGTTTTATATTTGCTCTATATACCATAGATGTTCTTTTGAGCACTGATGATTGCAAGGGCATGGCATGTATAATTGTTGACAATGCTATTGGGTTTCAAGCTACAACATACATCGGAAGCGAGAG CTTGCCAATTGTGAAGATTGAGCCAGCAAGAAGTATTACAGGAAAACAAGTTCCTGGGCCAAAAGTGGCATTCTTCTCTTCAAGAGGCCCGTCCACCAAATATCCTACAGTTCTCAAG CCTGACATAGCCGCACCTGGAGTCAACATCTTAGCGGCCAAAGGAGATGCATATGTATTCAACTCAGGGACGTCCATGTCAGCCCCACATGTCGCAGGCGTCGTAGCATTGCTAAAGGCTGTCCATCCTCATTGGTCTCATGCTGCGCTCAAATCAGCAATTGTTACCACTG CATTAACCAAGGATGAATATGGCAATCCAATGTTAGCAGAAGCCCTACCCCGGAAGGTTGCAGACCCATTTGACTATGGAGGTGGAAACATAAATCCTGATGCAGCTGCCGATCCTGGCCTTGTTTACGACATCGATCCAATGGATTACAACAAGTTCttcgcctgcaagatccagaaatACGGTATTTGCAACATTACAACAACATTGCCCGCCTATCACCTAAACCTTCCTTCTATATCAATTCCTGAACTAAGGCATCCAATTAAAGTGCGGCGAGCAGTCACAAACGTTGGCAAGGTCGATGCAGTTTACCAATCCGATATACAGTCACCCCTAGGAGTCAAGATCAAAGTTGAACCACCTACCCTAGTCTTCAGTGTCGCAAAGAAAGTGCACACCTTCAAGGTTAGCATAACACCTCTGTGGAAGGTGCAAGGAGACTACACGTTCGGCAGCCTGACTTGGCACAACGAGCACCACTCCGTAAGGATCCCGATAGCAGTCCGGATCACAATCCAAGATTTCTACGCCGATGTTGCGTAG